From a single Nissabacter sp. SGAir0207 genomic region:
- the zntB gene encoding zinc transporter ZntB → MDVISGKQLQISDAVYAYQLDGKGGAVPIDPESAITSDKPCWIHLDYALPASGQWLSTTPLLPDTVRDALGGESMRPRVTRMGDGTLITLRTINFNPDSRPDQLVTIRVYITDKLIVTTRHRKVYSIDDVLDDLKKGSGPVNSGTWLIELCDALTAHASEFIEDLHDKIIDMEDGVLDQQIPERGQMALLRKQLIVLRRYMAPQRDVFTRLASERLPWMSEDDRRRMQEIADRLGRGLDDLDASVARTAVLTDEIANLMADAMNRRTYTMSLLAMIFLPTTFLTGLFGVNLGGIPGGNSPYGFATFCLLLVLLVVGVAWWLKRSKWL, encoded by the coding sequence GTGGACGTCATTAGCGGCAAACAACTTCAAATATCAGACGCGGTCTATGCTTACCAGCTGGACGGCAAGGGTGGGGCGGTGCCGATCGACCCCGAAAGCGCCATCACCAGCGACAAACCCTGCTGGATCCACCTTGATTACGCCTTGCCCGCCAGCGGCCAGTGGCTCAGCACCACGCCGCTGTTGCCGGACACGGTACGCGACGCCCTCGGTGGCGAGAGTATGCGCCCACGCGTGACGCGAATGGGTGACGGCACCCTGATCACCCTGCGCACCATCAATTTCAACCCCGACTCCCGGCCAGACCAGCTGGTCACCATCCGGGTCTATATCACCGACAAGCTGATCGTCACCACCCGCCACCGCAAGGTCTACTCGATTGACGATGTGCTGGATGACCTGAAGAAGGGCAGTGGCCCGGTCAACAGTGGCACCTGGCTGATTGAGCTGTGTGATGCACTGACGGCGCACGCCAGCGAGTTCATCGAGGATCTGCATGACAAGATCATCGACATGGAAGACGGGGTGCTGGACCAGCAGATCCCGGAGCGCGGGCAGATGGCGCTGCTGCGTAAACAGCTGATTGTGCTACGCCGTTACATGGCGCCCCAGCGCGATGTCTTCACCCGGCTGGCCAGTGAGCGCCTGCCGTGGATGAGTGAGGATGACCGCCGCCGGATGCAGGAGATCGCCGATCGCCTGGGGCGCGGCCTTGACGATTTGGATGCCAGCGTGGCGCGCACGGCGGTGCTGACCGATGAGATCGCCAACTTGATGGCGGATGCGATGAACCGCCGCACCTACACCATGTCGCTGCTGGCAATGATCTTCCTGCCGACCACCTTCCTGACCGGGCTGTTTGGCGTCAACCTCGGCGGCATTCCCGGCGGCAACTCGCCCTACGGTTTCGCCACCTTCTGCCTGTTGCTGGTGCTGCTGGTGGTGGGCGTAGCGTGGTGGCTGAAGCGCAGCAAGTGGCTATAA
- a CDS encoding YnbE family lipoprotein has product MITLTGRLLPLLLLAGCVPRIELATPAQPITINMNVKIEHEIHIQLDKDVENLLKSQSDLF; this is encoded by the coding sequence ATGATCACCCTGACCGGGCGTTTGCTGCCCCTGCTGTTGCTGGCCGGCTGTGTGCCGCGCATTGAACTGGCGACGCCGGCCCAACCGATCACCATCAACATGAATGTAAAAATCGAACATGAGATCCATATCCAGCTCGACAAGGATGTGGAGAATTTGCTGAAGAGCCAGAGCGATCTCTTTTAA
- a CDS encoding FMN-dependent NADH-azoreductase — protein sequence MSKVLVLKSSILATYSQSNQLADFFVEEWKAAHAGDEITVRDLAAEPIPVLDGELVGALRPSDAPLSPRQEEALALSNKLIEELQAHDIVVMAAPMYNFNIPTQLKNYFDLIARAGVTFRYTENGPEGLVKGKRAVILTTRGGMHKDTPADLLKPYLSLFLGFIGITDIEYVFAEGMGYGPEVASKSQEAAKGEIAQLISA from the coding sequence ATGAGCAAAGTTCTGGTACTGAAATCAAGCATCCTGGCGACCTACTCCCAATCAAATCAGCTGGCTGACTTCTTTGTCGAAGAGTGGAAAGCGGCCCATGCAGGTGACGAAATCACCGTGCGTGACCTGGCAGCAGAGCCGATTCCGGTACTGGATGGCGAACTGGTGGGTGCGCTGCGTCCGTCTGACGCCCCGCTCTCCCCGCGTCAGGAGGAGGCACTGGCTCTCTCCAACAAACTGATTGAAGAGTTGCAGGCCCATGACATCGTGGTTATGGCGGCGCCGATGTACAATTTCAATATCCCGACCCAGCTGAAAAACTACTTTGACCTGATTGCCCGTGCTGGCGTCACCTTCCGTTACACCGAAAATGGCCCGGAAGGTCTGGTGAAAGGCAAGCGCGCGGTGATCCTGACCACCCGTGGCGGGATGCACAAAGATACCCCGGCTGACCTGCTCAAGCCTTACCTGAGCCTGTTCCTCGGCTTCATCGGCATCACCGATATCGAGTACGTGTTTGCAGAAGGCATGGGTTACGGCCCGGAAGTCGCCAGCAAATCCCAGGAAGCGGCCAAGGGCGAGATTGCCCAGCTGATCTCCGCCTGA
- a CDS encoding YdbL family protein has product MRTFLMALCLLCSGAAHALTLDEARAQGRLGETLGGYVAAVAPDAEAEALAAQINAARRERYQQLAARNHVSLESVAGLAGQKLVERAPAGQYVRGLNGLWLKK; this is encoded by the coding sequence ATGAGAACGTTTTTGATGGCGCTGTGCCTGCTGTGCAGCGGCGCGGCCCACGCCCTGACGCTGGATGAGGCGCGGGCGCAGGGGCGGCTGGGTGAGACGTTGGGCGGTTACGTGGCCGCCGTGGCACCAGACGCAGAGGCGGAGGCGCTGGCGGCACAGATTAACGCGGCGCGCCGTGAGCGTTACCAGCAACTGGCGGCGCGCAATCATGTATCACTGGAGAGCGTTGCGGGGCTGGCAGGGCAGAAGCTGGTGGAGCGCGCGCCCGCTGGCCAGTATGTGCGCGGCCTCAATGGCCTGTGGCTGAAGAAATAA
- the mpaA gene encoding murein tripeptide amidase MpaA: MTLLKLRSERGPLPNKGVEYGRSVLGAPLLYFPASHLTPETGLILAGTHGDEGAAVVALSCALRALLPGQQRHHVILAANPDGCQLGLRANANGVDLNRNFASDNWRSGDTHYRWNSYAPERDVRLSSGDAPGSEPETQALCALIAQLSPRWVVSLHEPLACVEDPDSTALAGWLVQAFDLPLVASVGYATPGSFGSWCVERELPCITLELPPISADEASERYLSALVGLLQHD, from the coding sequence GTGACACTACTAAAATTGCGCAGCGAGCGTGGCCCGCTGCCAAATAAAGGGGTGGAGTATGGCCGGTCAGTGCTCGGCGCGCCGCTGCTCTACTTTCCCGCCAGCCACTTGACGCCCGAGACCGGCCTGATTCTGGCTGGCACCCACGGCGATGAGGGGGCCGCCGTGGTCGCCCTCTCCTGCGCCCTGCGCGCCCTGCTGCCGGGCCAGCAGCGCCACCATGTCATTCTGGCGGCCAACCCGGATGGCTGCCAGCTAGGGCTGCGCGCCAATGCCAATGGCGTGGATCTCAACCGCAACTTCGCCAGCGACAACTGGCGGTCGGGTGATACCCACTATCGCTGGAACAGTTATGCGCCAGAGCGCGACGTGCGCCTCTCCTCCGGTGATGCCCCCGGCTCTGAGCCAGAGACGCAGGCGCTCTGCGCGCTGATTGCCCAGCTGTCGCCGCGCTGGGTGGTGTCGCTGCATGAGCCGCTGGCCTGTGTCGAAGACCCGGACAGCACCGCGCTGGCCGGCTGGCTGGTGCAGGCGTTTGACCTGCCGCTGGTCGCCAGCGTCGGCTATGCGACGCCCGGCTCGTTCGGCAGTTGGTGTGTTGAACGCGAACTGCCCTGTATCACGCTGGAGTTGCCGCCCATCTCCGCCGATGAGGCGAGCGAGCGCTACCTGTCAGCGCTGGTGGGGCTGTTGCAGCACGACTAG
- a CDS encoding ABC transporter substrate-binding protein, with product MAKRNMILGSAALLAVAGLAGAATVPPGTVLAEKQEVVRHIKDEPASLDPMKAVGLPEAQVARDLFEGLVNQDADGKAIPGVAESWQTQDNREFLFTLRRDARWSNGDPVTAHDFVYSWQRLVDPATHATGAWFAALAGLENADAITAGKLPPARLGVTAMDDHTLRVRLSRPVPYFVNLLASFNLFPVHKATVEKYGDAWTKVGNLVGNGAFMLQQRVVNEKLVLVPNPHYWDHAHTVLTKVTLMPINQESSATKRYLAGDIDITESFPKNLYQKLLKEIPGQVYTPDQLGTYYYAFNTRRAPTNDARVRLALSFAIDRRIIAEKVLGTGEKPAWHFTPDVTAGFRAEPGPLQQMSQPELDAQAKTLLAAAGYGPGRPLHLSLLYNSSENHQKIAIAVASMWKKKLGVEVKLVNQEWKAYIDSRNSGDFDVVRASWVGDYNEASTFLSLLTSNQPGNIARFSDSAYDKAISQAANETDLSARNQAYNQAEQIIATQAPIAPIYQYTNGRLIKPWVKGYPITNPEDVAYSHTLYILKH from the coding sequence ATGGCAAAACGTAACATGATTCTCGGCAGCGCCGCGCTGCTGGCAGTGGCCGGGCTGGCTGGCGCGGCGACGGTACCGCCCGGTACTGTGCTGGCGGAGAAGCAGGAGGTAGTGCGCCACATCAAGGATGAACCCGCCTCCCTCGACCCGATGAAAGCCGTCGGCCTGCCGGAGGCGCAGGTGGCACGCGACCTGTTTGAGGGGCTGGTGAATCAGGACGCCGACGGCAAGGCCATTCCCGGCGTGGCGGAGAGCTGGCAGACGCAGGACAACCGCGAGTTCCTGTTCACCCTGCGCCGCGATGCGCGCTGGTCGAATGGCGATCCCGTCACCGCCCACGACTTTGTCTACAGCTGGCAGCGGCTGGTGGACCCCGCCACCCACGCCACTGGTGCGTGGTTTGCCGCGTTGGCGGGGCTGGAGAATGCCGACGCCATCACCGCTGGCAAACTGCCGCCAGCCCGGCTGGGCGTCACGGCGATGGATGACCACACCCTGCGCGTGCGCCTCAGTCGGCCGGTGCCCTATTTTGTCAACCTGCTGGCGAGCTTCAACCTCTTCCCGGTGCACAAGGCAACGGTGGAGAAGTATGGCGATGCGTGGACCAAGGTGGGCAATCTGGTCGGCAACGGTGCCTTCATGCTGCAACAGCGGGTGGTGAATGAGAAGCTGGTGCTGGTGCCGAACCCGCACTACTGGGATCACGCGCACACGGTGTTGACCAAAGTGACGCTGATGCCGATTAATCAGGAGTCCAGCGCCACCAAGCGCTATCTGGCGGGCGACATCGATATCACCGAGTCCTTCCCAAAAAACCTCTACCAAAAGCTGCTTAAGGAGATCCCCGGTCAGGTCTACACCCCAGACCAGCTCGGCACCTACTACTACGCCTTCAACACCCGGCGCGCGCCGACCAACGACGCGCGGGTGCGGCTGGCGCTCTCCTTTGCCATTGACCGCCGCATCATCGCAGAGAAGGTGCTCGGCACCGGTGAGAAACCGGCGTGGCACTTTACCCCGGATGTCACCGCGGGCTTCCGCGCCGAACCCGGCCCGCTGCAACAGATGAGCCAGCCAGAGCTGGATGCGCAGGCGAAAACCCTGCTGGCGGCCGCTGGCTATGGCCCCGGACGGCCGCTGCATCTCTCGCTGCTCTACAACAGTTCCGAGAATCACCAGAAGATCGCCATCGCGGTGGCCTCCATGTGGAAGAAGAAACTGGGGGTGGAGGTGAAGCTGGTCAATCAGGAGTGGAAAGCCTACATCGATAGCCGTAACAGCGGCGACTTTGATGTGGTGCGTGCCTCCTGGGTTGGCGACTACAACGAGGCCTCCACCTTCCTGTCGCTGCTGACCTCGAACCAGCCGGGCAACATTGCGCGCTTTAGCGATTCGGCCTATGACAAAGCCATCAGTCAGGCCGCCAACGAGACTGATTTGTCGGCACGCAATCAGGCCTATAATCAGGCCGAACAGATCATCGCCACACAGGCACCCATCGCGCCCATTTACCAGTACACCAATGGCCGGCTGATCAAGCCGTGGGTCAAGGGGTATCCCATCACCAACCCAGAGGATGTGGCCTACAGCCATACCCTCTATATCCTGAAGCATTGA
- a CDS encoding 2-hydroxyacid dehydrogenase, with amino-acid sequence MKMAIYSTKHYDRKYMELVNQRFHFELAFFDFLLTPVTAKNAVGCEAVCIFVNDDASREVLEDLASQGVKVLALRCAGFNNVDLDAARELGIQVVRVPAYSPEAVAEHAVGLMMTLNRRIHRAYQRTRDANFALDGLIGFNMHNRTAGVIGTGKIGLATMRILKGFGMKLLAYDPYPTPQALEIGAEYVDLDTLYAQSDVITLHCPMTPENHHLLNANAFRKMKNGVMIINTSRGGLIDSTAAIEALKQQKIGALGMDVYENERDLFFEDKSNDVIQDDVFRRLSACHNVLFTGHQAFLTEEALTSIAETTLQNVAQLASGQPCPNLLTKEP; translated from the coding sequence ATGAAGATGGCGATCTACAGTACCAAACACTACGACCGCAAATATATGGAGCTGGTGAACCAGCGCTTTCACTTTGAACTGGCATTTTTTGACTTTCTGCTGACGCCGGTGACGGCCAAGAACGCCGTGGGCTGTGAGGCAGTCTGTATTTTCGTTAATGATGACGCCAGCCGCGAGGTGCTGGAGGATTTGGCATCCCAGGGGGTGAAGGTGCTGGCGTTGCGCTGTGCTGGCTTCAATAACGTCGATCTTGATGCCGCCCGCGAGCTGGGCATCCAGGTGGTGCGGGTGCCAGCCTACTCCCCGGAGGCGGTGGCCGAGCACGCCGTCGGGCTGATGATGACCCTCAACCGCCGCATCCACCGTGCCTACCAGCGCACCCGCGACGCCAATTTCGCGCTGGATGGGCTGATCGGTTTCAATATGCACAACCGCACCGCCGGTGTTATCGGCACGGGCAAGATTGGGCTGGCAACCATGCGCATTCTGAAGGGGTTCGGCATGAAGCTTCTGGCCTATGATCCCTACCCGACGCCGCAGGCGCTGGAAATTGGCGCGGAGTATGTCGATCTCGATACGCTCTACGCTCAGTCGGACGTTATCACCCTGCACTGCCCAATGACGCCGGAGAACCACCACCTGCTGAATGCCAATGCCTTCCGCAAGATGAAAAACGGCGTGATGATCATCAATACCAGCCGCGGTGGGCTGATTGACTCCACTGCCGCCATTGAGGCGCTCAAGCAGCAGAAGATTGGCGCGCTGGGAATGGATGTGTATGAGAACGAGCGCGATCTGTTTTTCGAGGACAAGTCCAATGACGTGATTCAGGACGACGTCTTCCGCCGTCTCTCCGCCTGCCACAATGTGCTGTTTACCGGCCATCAGGCGTTCCTGACCGAGGAGGCGCTGACCAGCATCGCGGAGACCACATTGCAAAATGTGGCGCAGCTCGCGAGCGGCCAGCCCTGCCCCAATTTGCTGACCAAGGAGCCTTAA
- a CDS encoding YdbH family protein: protein MGKGWRALALGVTGLAVTGATGWMTLPQWLPRVAQNWLPAGTQLVFDAPLGLGRHGLRLPAARFMAQGCTLASLSGLRVRHQAQRWIITARQLTLDSACFSRLPASGGQGAPFSLAAWQQRLPALELAIDRFSLTPWQPYAGRLTFSSDARGQHLHFRAGTRLALAADLQGPRLTLSQFAVTLAGMAEPVALTGSITLPVAFDRLPQQGQITARLKVAQVPTPLNARLAWQDEQGTLQVTASDDQPPLLALPWQQLSARRLTVEGGSWRWPYAAQPLQGGLSFALSGWDAATLRTGFAGRLNMVTAGHNGRANVVLSAGPGTLGLAESDLHLQLTGQANAAQLSAAVSIPADLSGSVLSPSLALRSGALARAWGNLSAQQRLEEARWPLAGVTLSLAGVSGPLQAIVRLRDRYWGAVKLHLDGKAQHFWPDSGRWQFNFWGNGTLPPLQARWDMRGKGRWEEQRLGIDTLSTGFNQLHYGLMTLHAPRLTLAEPLVWQRPADALSGRLALATGQIQLGSGGFLPPATLDLALKGQSPQAFLWQGALAADPIGPIRLRGRWDGERLRGEGWWPEQPMTAFQSLLDPALKIVLREGRFRAQTAFSAARGQGLVAGGHWAVEQGGAWLKDGQVSDVDFVLPYRLENHRWQFGAQQPVSLHIGRLDNLVTVRDIHAELQGNYPYSEHLPLTLRNVSMALLGGQVSLSALRLPQHQPAILTLEQIDLSELFTALKPKQFAMSGKVDGELPLYLEDPRWLVHGGWVRNHGLLTLRLAPEMARALASGNFTNRLVVDWLRYLEISRTSADVSLDNLGLLTLAARIDGISPSETQRRNIILNYHHQENIFQLWRSLRFGDNLQEWLSERLSQPARTQP, encoded by the coding sequence ATGGGAAAAGGATGGAGGGCGCTGGCGTTGGGGGTGACTGGGCTGGCAGTGACAGGCGCGACGGGTTGGATGACCCTGCCTCAGTGGCTGCCGCGCGTGGCGCAGAACTGGTTGCCGGCTGGCACGCAACTGGTGTTTGACGCCCCGCTGGGCCTTGGCCGGCACGGATTGCGGCTCCCGGCCGCCCGGTTTATGGCGCAGGGCTGCACGCTGGCCTCCCTCTCTGGCTTGCGCGTGCGCCATCAGGCGCAGCGCTGGATCATCACAGCGCGGCAACTGACCCTCGACAGCGCCTGCTTCAGCCGCCTGCCAGCCAGTGGCGGGCAGGGCGCACCCTTCTCGTTGGCGGCCTGGCAGCAACGCCTGCCAGCGCTGGAGCTGGCGATTGACCGCTTCTCCCTGACCCCCTGGCAGCCCTACGCCGGTCGTTTGACCTTCAGCAGTGACGCGCGCGGCCAGCACCTGCACTTCCGGGCCGGCACCCGGCTGGCGCTGGCAGCCGATCTACAGGGGCCGCGCCTGACCCTCTCCCAGTTCGCCGTGACCCTGGCTGGCATGGCGGAACCCGTCGCCCTGACAGGCAGTATCACGTTGCCGGTTGCCTTTGACCGCCTGCCGCAACAGGGGCAAATCACCGCGCGGCTGAAGGTCGCGCAGGTGCCCACGCCGCTCAACGCCCGGCTGGCGTGGCAGGATGAGCAAGGGACGCTACAGGTCACGGCCAGTGACGACCAGCCACCGCTGCTGGCACTGCCGTGGCAACAACTCTCCGCCCGTCGCCTGACTGTCGAAGGGGGCAGCTGGCGCTGGCCCTACGCCGCCCAGCCGCTACAGGGTGGGCTGAGTTTTGCCCTCTCAGGGTGGGATGCCGCTACGCTGCGTACTGGTTTTGCAGGGCGGCTGAACATGGTGACCGCTGGCCACAATGGCCGCGCCAATGTGGTGCTCTCGGCCGGGCCGGGCACGTTAGGGCTGGCGGAGAGCGATCTGCACCTGCAACTCACCGGGCAGGCCAATGCCGCACAGCTTTCGGCGGCGGTCTCCATTCCGGCCGATCTCAGCGGCTCGGTACTCAGTCCGTCGCTGGCGTTGCGCAGTGGGGCGCTGGCCCGCGCGTGGGGCAATCTCTCGGCACAGCAACGGCTGGAGGAGGCGCGCTGGCCACTGGCGGGTGTGACACTGTCACTGGCAGGCGTCAGTGGCCCGTTGCAGGCGATCGTGCGGCTACGCGATCGCTACTGGGGCGCGGTGAAGTTGCATCTGGACGGCAAGGCGCAGCACTTCTGGCCCGACAGCGGCCGCTGGCAGTTCAACTTCTGGGGCAATGGCACCCTGCCGCCGTTGCAGGCGCGCTGGGACATGCGCGGTAAAGGGCGCTGGGAGGAGCAACGTCTGGGCATCGACACCCTCTCCACCGGTTTTAACCAGCTGCACTACGGGCTGATGACGCTGCACGCGCCGCGCCTGACGCTGGCGGAACCGCTGGTGTGGCAGCGCCCGGCTGACGCCTTGAGCGGGCGGCTGGCGCTCGCCACCGGCCAGATCCAGTTGGGCAGCGGTGGTTTCTTGCCGCCAGCTACGCTGGATCTGGCGTTGAAGGGGCAGTCGCCGCAGGCATTTCTCTGGCAGGGCGCGCTGGCGGCTGACCCGATTGGGCCGATACGGCTGCGCGGCCGTTGGGATGGCGAGCGGTTGCGCGGCGAAGGGTGGTGGCCGGAGCAACCAATGACCGCCTTCCAATCGCTGCTCGATCCGGCGCTGAAGATTGTGCTGCGTGAGGGGCGGTTCCGCGCCCAGACTGCCTTCTCCGCCGCGCGCGGTCAGGGACTGGTGGCTGGCGGCCACTGGGCGGTGGAACAGGGCGGTGCCTGGCTGAAGGATGGGCAGGTCAGCGATGTCGATTTTGTCCTGCCTTACCGGCTGGAGAACCACCGCTGGCAATTTGGCGCGCAGCAACCGGTGAGCCTGCACATTGGCCGGCTCGACAATCTGGTGACGGTGCGCGACATCCATGCCGAGCTACAGGGCAACTATCCCTACAGCGAGCATCTGCCGCTGACCCTGCGTAACGTCAGCATGGCGCTGCTGGGCGGGCAGGTCAGCCTGTCGGCCCTGCGCCTGCCACAGCACCAGCCAGCGATACTCACGTTGGAGCAGATTGATTTGAGCGAACTGTTTACCGCGCTGAAACCCAAGCAGTTCGCCATGTCCGGCAAGGTGGATGGCGAACTGCCGCTCTACCTGGAGGATCCGCGCTGGCTGGTGCACGGCGGCTGGGTACGCAACCACGGCCTGCTGACCCTTCGGCTGGCTCCCGAAATGGCACGGGCGCTGGCCAGCGGCAACTTCACCAACCGGCTGGTGGTGGACTGGTTACGCTACCTGGAGATCAGCCGCACCTCGGCTGACGTCAGCCTGGACAACCTTGGCCTGCTGACGCTTGCGGCCCGCATCGACGGCATCAGCCCCAGCGAAACCCAGCGGCGTAACATCATCCTGAACTACCACCATCAGGAGAATATCTTCCAGCTGTGGCGCAGCCTGCGCTTCGGCGACAATTTACAGGAGTGGCTCTCCGAACGGCTCTCCCAACCTGCGAGGACGCAACCATGA
- the ttcA gene encoding tRNA 2-thiocytidine(32) synthetase TtcA, with protein MQEKHVVNQKEQYNLNKLQKRLRRNVGQAIADFNMIEEGDRIMVCLSGGKDSYTMLEILMNLQQSAPVNFSLVAVNLDQKQPGFPEHVLPAYLEQLGVEYKIVEENTYGIVKEKIPEGKTTCSLCSRLRRGILYRTATELGCTKIALGHHRDDMVQTLFLNMFYGGKLKGMPPKLMSDDGKHVVIRPLAYCREKDIERFAEARAFPIIPCNLCGSQPNLQRAVIKEMLRDWDKKYPGRVETMFSAMQNVVPSHLADHNLFDFRSIRHGSAVIDGGDLAFDREDLPAQPVGWQGDEEEPVMAERLNVLEIK; from the coding sequence ATGCAAGAGAAACACGTGGTTAATCAAAAAGAACAGTACAACCTGAACAAGTTGCAGAAACGCCTGCGCCGCAACGTGGGCCAGGCCATCGCCGACTTCAATATGATTGAAGAGGGTGACCGCATCATGGTGTGCCTCTCCGGCGGCAAAGACAGCTACACCATGCTGGAAATCCTGATGAACCTGCAACAGAGCGCGCCAGTGAACTTCTCGCTGGTGGCGGTCAACCTCGACCAGAAACAGCCGGGCTTCCCGGAGCATGTGCTGCCCGCCTATCTGGAGCAGTTGGGCGTCGAGTACAAGATTGTGGAAGAGAACACCTACGGCATCGTCAAAGAGAAGATCCCGGAAGGCAAGACCACCTGCTCGCTCTGCTCGCGCCTGCGTCGCGGCATTCTTTACCGCACCGCCACCGAGCTGGGTTGTACCAAGATCGCGCTGGGCCACCACCGTGATGACATGGTGCAGACCCTGTTCCTCAACATGTTCTACGGCGGCAAGCTGAAAGGGATGCCCCCAAAACTGATGAGCGACGATGGCAAGCATGTGGTGATCCGCCCGCTGGCCTACTGCCGCGAGAAGGACATTGAGCGTTTCGCGGAGGCCCGCGCCTTCCCGATCATCCCGTGTAACCTGTGCGGTTCGCAGCCTAACCTGCAACGCGCAGTGATCAAAGAGATGCTGCGTGACTGGGATAAGAAATACCCTGGCCGCGTGGAGACCATGTTCAGCGCCATGCAGAATGTGGTGCCGTCGCACCTGGCCGATCATAACCTGTTTGATTTCCGCAGCATCCGCCACGGTAGCGCGGTAATTGACGGCGGCGACTTGGCCTTCGACCGTGAAGATCTGCCGGCACAGCCAGTGGGTTGGCAGGGCGATGAGGAGGAGCCAGTGATGGCTGAGCGCCTCAACGTGCTGGAAATAAAATAA
- a CDS encoding DUF333 domain-containing protein, protein MKFAAGLLFAGTLLALTGCSSHEDDMQYADEPAQQGTSAHLNRANPASLNCGRVGGQLTLARQLDGSTIGMCQLPNGKQCEEWALMRGGCPAN, encoded by the coding sequence ATGAAATTCGCCGCCGGTCTATTATTCGCAGGCACTTTACTCGCACTGACTGGATGCAGCAGTCATGAAGATGATATGCAGTATGCCGATGAGCCGGCGCAGCAGGGCACCAGTGCCCACCTTAACCGGGCAAACCCGGCCTCGCTGAACTGTGGCCGGGTGGGAGGCCAACTGACGCTGGCGCGCCAGTTGGATGGCAGCACCATCGGCATGTGCCAACTGCCGAACGGCAAGCAGTGCGAAGAGTGGGCGCTGATGCGCGGCGGCTGCCCGGCTAATTAA